Below is a genomic region from Acinetobacter tibetensis.
CTCCTGAGATTCAAGTGGGCGTACAGCGAGCATAAATGACTTATCTCCTGTCATAGCTTTGCCATTCATTAAGATAGTCAGTTGTTTGGGAATGATACAAAACTCTTTTTTTCCAAAAATATAACTATTTTTGTGGTGGCTGAATATCGATTTTCTTGACTTGGATATTTCTATTTTTAAAGGAGTTAGCTGCGAGTGCTAGAATGGCATTATAGTTTTCTTTACCACCTGAAAGTTCAATAATAGATGAATCTGATTTTTCTGCAATATATTGATAATTAGAGCTATTTAATGCAGTACTCATTTGGGTTATTTCTTTGGAAATGACTTTGTCATAATCTTTCTTGCATTGAGTTGCATCAGCAAAAGCAGTTGTTGAAGATAAAATCATTCCTGTGAAAAAGATTTTTATGAATTGTGATGTATTAAATTTATATAGCATTAACGGTTACTCAGAATTTGAATCAATATTTGTCTACATAGATGAGATGTGTTAAACGCACTTATAAAAAGTATGAAATAAGAAAATTCTAAATGATTAATCTTGTTCTCGGTAATTATTTGCCACTTTCACATAATGTCGTGCAGAGTAAGTTAAAAACTCTTTTTCTTTATCGGTTAAAGGACGCGATTTTTGCACTGGGCTACCGACATAGAGATATCCACTTTCCAAACGTTTACGAGGTGGAACTAAACTACCTGCGCCAATCATTACATCATCTTCGATAATCACATCATCTAAAACAATACTGTTGATTCCGACCAATACACGATTGCCAATGGTACAGCCATGTAAAGTGACATGATGTCCAATCGTGACATCTTCACCAATAATAAGAGGAGAACCGTTCGGTTTAGCATCATTTTTATGGCTAACATGCAGCATGCAGTGATCTTGCACATTACTGTATTTGCCAATGCGAATACTATTTACATCGCCGCGAATCACTGCGAAAGGCCATACGGAAACATGATCTGCCAGTACGACATCTCCAATCACAATAGAGGCATCATCAACATAGCAGCTTGCATCAATCTTTGGTTTGCTATTTAGATAAGGACGGATATTTTTTTTCATGTTCATACAGCATCATTCAGCAATTTAGAGCAGAGTATAAAAGAAAAAAGCACTCGTATTTACATACGAATGCTTTAACTTTAGTTTAAGTCGTTAAATCTTAAAATAAGTTTGCAAAGAATTGTTTAATATGGTCGATTAAACGTGCAAAGAATCCAGCTTCTTCAACCGCTTGTAATGCAATCAAAGGTTTCTCTGAAATCACTTTGCCATCTAAGCTTGCAACGTACTTACCAACCACTTGACCTTTTTGTAAAGGAGCAGTGAGTTTAGGTTGAACCACAAGTTGCGTTTTAATCGCATCTGCTTTGCCTTTAGGCATAGTCACATTGAAGTTTTCGGCTAAGCCAATTTGAACTTCATTTTCTTTACCAAAGTAAACTTTTGCTTTAGCCAAAACTTGGTTTGCAGGTTGAACTTTAACAGTTTCAAAGTTTGCAAAGCCCCAAGCCAATAAGCTACGTGTTTGTGTCGCACGCTCTTGTACCGTTGGAGTACCAAATACCACAGAGATCAAACGCATTGGACCACGTTTTGATGAAGTGGTGATGCAATAACCTGCTTCTTCCGTATGACCTGTTTTTAAACCATCTACACTTGGGTCAGTATAAAGCAGGGCATTACGGTTGCCTTGTTTAATACCATTAAATGCAAATTCTTTTTCAGAATAGATTGGGTAGTATTTTGAACTGTCATGAATGATATGTTGTGCAAGCGTTGCCATATCTTTTGCAGTTGAATAGTGACCATCCGCAGGCATACCAGTTGAGTTGATGAAGTGAGTATTGGTCATGCCCATACGTTTTGCTTCTTCATTCATCATGTAAGCAAAAGTACCTTCATTTCCAGCAATATGCTCAGCCATTGCTTTAGACGCGTCGTTACCTGATTGGATAATGATACCACGCAACATTTCTAAAGCTGTTGCCGTACCATTAAGTGGTACATACATACATGATTCTGTGCTACTACCACGACACCATGCAGATTCGTTCATACGAACTTTTTCATCTTCAGTCAGCTCACCCTTCAACAGTTTTTGTTCAATGATGTAACTGGTCATCATTTTTGTCATTGAAGCAGGTGCTAACTTTTCATTTTCATTTTTCGCTGCGAGGATTTGCCCCGTCTCATAGTCCATCAAAACATAAGATTTATTATTGAGTTCTGGCGGCGTAGATAAGACAGTTGCTGCGAAAGAGAAACTTGGTAATAGTAATGTTGCAGCAAGGGCGCTTTTACGGATCATTTCTAGCGGGTTCCAATATCTTGATGTAAGCACAAAGAACTTAGCATTCTAGGACAAAGCATAGCCGACTTCTACCTGTGAAATCGGCTTATTTCAAAAGTATTGTAACCAATTTGTTTCAATTACTATAGGTGGTCAATTCTTGACAGATTTCTTTATTTTTATCATCACCCGCAGTTTTAGCATCAGATTTTGCCTCAGCTAAAATTGGCTTAAATTTTTTGTTTTTACTTAATTCAGCCAATGCAGAAACAGCATCTTTTTCTTCAGGAAGATGTTCATGTGCGAGTTTGGCATAGCCTTGTTCAAAGCCATTTTTATTGTCAACTAGGTTAGGGCAAATTTCTGAAAGTACATAAATTGCAGCAAGTTCTTGTTGAGTAACTGTTTGGTTTGGTGTGACTTCAATATTTTCGTCTTTGCTTTCTTCTGCATGAGTGAAAGAAAAAGTAAACGCGGTGAGTAAAGCTAAAGATGTTGTTTTTAAAGCAGTAAATTTCATAAACAATAAACTCAAAAAGATCAATCTATGTGAGCTAAGGTTAAACAGATTATGTAGAAATGGAAGAGGGAAAGTGTATATAAATGGTTGAAATAGTGAAGAAGTTGTGGACTTGGTAAAACACAATTAAAGCTTACGAACAACTTGGCTTGAAGTCATTCGTAAGTAATTTCAGCAATTACGCTTGATATTCAACAACATCCATACATACAGCTTGTTGTTCTTCTTGACTGGTTTCTTGAGCAGCTTTACGTGTTTCTTGCAAAATAGATTTATATTCTGGGTCAGACTGGAGTTGATCTATAGTTGTTGAACCAGAGTAGTCTTTTAAATACATTTGGGTGAGTAATTTTACATTTGCATCTAATTTTGCATTCTTCCCAATAACCGCAGGGCAGACTTCAGCCATAATTTGAGTAGATGCGATATCTTCTTTTACAATGCTATTGGCTTCTTCTGGGCTTAAACCATCATTTGCGTTGACTGCTTGAGTAAATAAAACTGCAAGACCAAATCCCAAAACACTACGAAATGATAAAGTTTTAATCATTGTAAGGCACTCATTTAGTGATAGATATTGAGCGCTAATATATATAATTTCACATATAATTCAATGAAATGTTCTAGTCAGTCACTTTTTAAGGCGAGTTTTTTGTGAATATTCTAATAGCCAATGATGATGGTGTTTTTGCGCCAGGGATACAAGCTTTAGCACGTGCGCTAAAACCATTAGGTCGTGTGGTGATTGTAGCACCTGAAAGTGAACGAAGTGGTTTTTCCAGTGCTTTAACTTTAGATCGACCGCTGCGACCAATCTCTATTGCACCAGATGTTTGGGCGGTGAATGGAACACCAGCGGATTGCGTGTATCTTTCAATGAACGGATTATTCGATTTTGAGTTTGATTTGGTGGTCAGTGGCATTAATAGCGGTGCCAATCTTGGTGATGATGTACTGTATTCAGGTACAGTCGGTGCAGCATTTGAAGGGCGTTTAATGAAACAACCTGCAATAGCAGTTTCTTTAGCGGGAAGCAATGTACGTAGTTATGAGCATCCAGAAGATTACACAGTTGCGGCACAATGGGTGCATGACTTTATTCAGGCAGGTTTACCAGAATTACCACCGCGTCATATTTTGAACATTAATATTCCTGATGTCGTCGAGTTGCAAGGTCAGAAAATTACCTATCAAGGTCGTCGCTATCAATCTAAACCGATTACCAGTCATGTCGATCCACGTGGTCGTCAAGTGTACTGGATTGGTTTGTCTGGTGAGGCAGTGGCTGAACCAAAACAGGGGATTGCAGGTATTGAGTCTGATTTTTTTGCTGTTGCTAATGGTTTTGTCAGTATTACCCCCATTCAAATGGATGCGACCAATTATGAAATTTTACAGAACTTGCATGAACAGTATCGCTAAAACATCAAAAGTCTTGTAAATGTTGTAACTTTGTGAAAAAGTCCGTGAATGCGGATTTTTTCAAAATATTTTTGCTACTCTTACGCGCATGAAAACCAATAAAGACATATAGAGAGGAAGATAAATGCCTGCGATGTCGCAAAATCGGATCTTTGCTACGCCAACAGCATTGTTGAAAACCCTAGTAATCTCAACTGCTATTGTGACCACTGCTATTTTAAGTGGATGTGCATCTAAACCTCAAATTAATAATCCGACCCGTTACGCAACGGCTCCAGACTATTATACTGTGCGCTCTGGCGATACCTTGAGTGGAATTGCGGCACGTTATGGACTAAGTTATGTCAGCATTGCCGATATGAATGATGTTGCGCCACCGTATCGCATATATGTAGGCCAGTCGCTCAAGCTGAAAGGTTCTGGCAATAATCGTCGTACCACCACGACTCAAGCAGTCACTCAAACTGCTCCGATTCAACGTCAGGCAATCACATTACCAACCACTCCGTCGGCCACGACAACACCTTCGACCACCAGCTCTGTACCTGCTACTCCAGCACAAGTAACTTCTTTGCGTTGGGTTAAACCATCGAATGGCGCTGTAATTGAAAACTTCAATTTAGCCAATAATGTGAAAGGTATTCGTTATAGTGGCAATGTAGGTGATCCAGTGTACGCCGCTGCAAATGGTCAAGTGGTTTATGCTGCTGATGGACTGAAAGAATATGGTAACTTAATCTTGGTTAAGCATATTGATGGCTATATTACGGCTTATGCACATAACAGCAAGATGATTGTGAAAAGCGGAGAAAATGTAACGGCTGGTCAAAAAATTGCGGAGGTGGGTTCATCTGGTGCAAGCCGTACCATGCTTGAGTTTCAAGTACGCTTAAATGGTAAACCAATCAATCCGACCAATGTTTTACCAATAAATTAAATTAAGATCATTACAACTTTTAAATTTCACCGTATAATCCAATGAGTTGCTTTTATCGAAAGGTAGGAGCATCTCATAAGTTTAGAGGGAAATTTATGTTAGATCAACTTCGAGCAATGGGAGTGTTTGCTTGTGTTGTGGAAAAATGTTCGTTTAGCGGAGCCGCACGAGAGTTAGGAATTACTACAAGTGCTGTAAGCCAACAGATTCGTTCTTTAGAACACGAGATGGAAGTGATCCTTCTACATCGTTCGACACGGAAATTGAGTTTGACTGAAGCTGGACAAGCTTTTTTTCATAGCTGCCAAGAGATGCTAGCTGCTGCAGAGCGTGGGAAGATTCGTATTAACGAATTACGCGATGACCTAGTTGGGGAGTTGCGTATTTCGACAACTCCAGAGTTAGGTGCAAATCACGTTATTCCTGCATTATCACATTGGATGTCGGCCCATCGAGGTTTAGCTGTTCATTTGGAAGCGGACAATCATTATATTGATTTGATAGAAGGTCGAATTGATATTGCGTTACGCATGAGTCCGAAAATTGAAGATCAAAGTTTACATGCGGTTCCACTGGCCCGCGTTGAACAAGTGTTAGTTGCTTCACCAAGTTATTTAAATCAGACGGCACCAATTTCGCGGCCAGAAGATTTAAAGAATCATGATTTGATTCCTGTTAACTTAATGAAAAACTATGAAAGTTTTGCATTCCAACATGGTATTTCTGGTGAAACTGCGAGTATTGAAATGAAGTCGCGTTTAACCACCAATAATGTGTTGGTTGCCAAGTCTTTATGTTTGCAAGGACATGGAATTTCTCGAATTTTATATCTTGATGTTCAAAAAGATTTAGTCAATGGTACATTGGTAGAGGTATTACCAGAGTGGAAATTACCTAATTTTTACTTATATGCGATTACATCTAAACGTGAACAACAGCCGATGAAAATTCACCGTTGTTTAGATGCATTGAAACAATATTTTAGCCAGTTACCCGGTGGCAGAATTTATCAAGAAGCTTCATAAAAAGCTGAAATAAAAAAGCCGCTAAACGCGGCTTTTTTTGTTGTGCAATGTCTTATATTTTACCTTGCTTTATGATTAAGCAAGGTAAGTTCGAATCATATTTACCAAACGTTGAATCAATTGATCGGCTTGTTCTTGCGTGATATTTAATGGTGGCAATAAACGTACCACTGAACCCGCAGTTACATTAATAATCAGTTGATGTTGATCACGCGCAATATGAACCAATTCTGCACATGGTTTAGGTAATTCGATACCAATCATCAAACCAAAACCACGTACTGCTACTTTTTGATCAGAAAGCTGTTGTGCTAACTGCTGAACAATATAGCGTCCCATATTTGCTGCATTTTCAAGTAAGTTTTCTTTCTCGATCACATCGATAACAGTGTAAACCACACGTGAACCTAGAGCCGTACCGCTATACGTTGAACCATGGTTTCCAGCAGTGAGCACACCTACACCACGACCTTGGGTCATCACAGCACCAATCGGGAAGCCATTACCTAAACCTTTAGCTGTAGTAAGTACGTCTGGCACAATATTGGTGTGTTGATAAGCAAAATATTTACCTGTACGACCATTACCTGTTTGAACTTCATCAAGCATCATTAACCAATTGTGTTGATTACAGATGCGACGAATATCTTCTAAATAACTAAAGCCTTGCGGTGCAGTATTTACACCACCTTCACCTTGAATAGGTTCAACCAAAATAGCCACAATATCAGGGTGTTGAATTGCAGCTTCTTCAATGGCCTCTACGTCACCAAAAGGTACGCGAATAAAACCTTCAACCAAAGGTCCAAAGCCCTCTTGGACTTTCTTATTTCCTGTCGCAGATAAAGTCGCTAAGGTGCGCCCATGAAATGAATGGTCTGCGACAATAATTTTAGGCGTTGCAATCCCTTGTAAGTGTCCGAATTTACGCGCAATCTTGATTGCACCTTCGTTCGATTCTGCACCACTGTTCGAGAAGAATACTTCTTCCATACCTGCAACTTGTGCAAGTTTTTGTGCAGCAGCAGTTTGCCAAGGGACTTCAAATAAATTGCTGGTATGAATAAGCGTAGCTGCTTGTTCTGCAATAGCTTGGGTCACTTCGGGATGCGAGTGTCCTAAACCACAAACTGCAATACCTGTTAAGGCATCTAAATACTCAGTTCCATCTGCGGTGTATAAATACGTTCCTCGACCTCGGACAAAGCTGATCGGTTGACGGCCAAACACTGGCATCAAATGAGATGGTTGATCAGTTTGTATAGGGGCTTGAGTAAAGGTATTCATAACTAACTCGTATTTGATAAGAAATTAAAAGCTTCACTAGCATCGGCATATGGAAAGTATGAAAATGATAGTGGATTGATTTTTCAATTCGATGAGAATTGGAAAACAATGCCTATATAAGCAAAATCTCATCTAGAATTAAAGTCTGAATGCAAATAAAACTGGAAATATTGCTTTAAGCATACTGTTTTGTTGTGTTTTGGGTATAATGCAAGGCAGATTAGTTGAGGATTCATCAATGACTGAACAAACACGCGATACAGAAGCGTTAATTCGTGACCAGATTGCTAAACACGCAGTTCTTCTTTACATGAAAGGCACTCCGCAATTTCCACAGTGTGGTTTTTCTGCACGTGCGGTAGAAGCTCTCAGTCAAATTGGTCGTCCGTTTGCTTACGTTAATATTCTAGAAAATCCAGATATTCGTGCAACATTACCGCGTATTGCGAACTGGCCAACATTCCCACAATTGTGGATTAACGGTGAGTTAATCGGTGGTAGCGATATCATGCTCGATATGTTCCAAAAAGGTGAATTGAAGCCTTTAGTTGAACAATACAGCCCTGCACCAGAAGCATAAGCAATTGCTGATGTAGTAAAAAGCCAACAGTTAGTTGGCTTTTTTATGCGTAGGAATATAGAAGTTGAGGGCTGTTACGCCATTTTTAAATGTGGTCGTAATGCGGGGAGGTCTTGGTCGTGTCCCACCATATAGGTATATTGTGCTAGGCTGAACATTTCCAAATCTTCTTCACTATTACCATAAGCATAAATGCTTGCATATTCAGTCACAGGATATTGCTGAGAAACACGGTTCTTCTTTTCAATTCGACTACAGTCGGCAGATTGATAATATCCTGTAAGTCGACCATCTCGAATTTCAGTTTCAGTACAAATGAGATCAATCGACAATAATTGGCATAATGGTTTCAAATATAAATCGACTGATGCCGAAACCAAAACCACATCATGTTCAAGTGCTTGATGTTGTCGCAATTGCTCAATAAATTTAGGCTCTAATTCGTGCATCAGTTGATGTGCATATTCTTCAGCAATTTGCTGAATTTCAGCATAATCTGTGTCTTTAAACATGCCATAGAACAGTTTTGGTCGCATGGCGTGGGCAGGGTAGACATTTAAATAGTAGGCTTGAATCCATGGCAAGAGTTTCAAGCCTTGTTTAACAATATGTCGTTTGGAGAGTGCAAAAAAAATAAAGCCAGTAAAGCTGTCTTTTTTGCACAAAGTGCCATCAAAATCGAATAATGCTAGATTTTTATGCGTTTCGCCCGTTGCATACATGTTTCATAACGTCCATTCACACGGCTGGCAAACCAGTTGGTATTATAATCACGGCTTAATTTGGGTCCAGAAATGACCACTTGAGGCATCATGGCATAGAATGCCTTTTTACCTGTTTTTTCTTCATATAATTTAGTCACTGCGCGATAGGTCGCAGTTTCTTCAAAATCTTTCTCTTTTTCTTTTTTCAAATCACTGCGAATTTGCCGTGGTGTGACTAAAACGTTATTTTGAGCAAATACATTGATTAACTCACGTTCTGACTCGCTTTTTGCTGAACGTACAGAACCATCTTTATTATAGAGTAATAGGTCGCCGTCAAGGCTGAGTTCGGCTTCAGTCAAGTCATTTAACATGCTTTGGAAAGCGGCATTGCGACTCGAATACATCCCTGAGTTGTAATCAGCGAAACGGTAAATCGCCTTGTCATAATCCGTTGGATACATCATTAAACGGTGAATGCCGTAATATAATCCGCCGTATTGGCTGTATAAATCGGTACGTAACTCAGCAATATTACCACCTTGACGCTTATGCGCCTTGGCATATCCAATATGGACTTGCATAGAACCCAATGTTGTAATTGGATTCATTTTTTCACCGACATCTTGCCCAACCAGTTTGGCAGCGCCAGTAAGTGCACTAACATGATAATGCTGCGACATATAGTCGAAAATTTCACGGTAAAGTTCGTCTAATTGGCGCTCGGTTTGTACGCGGCGCATTTGACTTAAATAGTTATCTTCAGGGCTTGGTTGCGTTTTTAAGACTTCTTCAAAATAACCAGCAACGGTACCACCAATTTTTTCACCCAATTTATCGGTAAATTTTTCAGTGAGGCGGTCTTGCACTTCTTTAACTGCTTTTTCACCCAAACCTGGCACTTTAGGATCGGCAACAAAGTTAGACTCTTGATCGACTACGGCCACAATGCTGCAAATATTTTCTTTGGTTTGTGGAATACCCAACTGTTCGGTAATGTCGAAAATATCTTTAGCCCAAGAACTACGGTCATTCGTACGTGATGGAATAAGACGCTTAATTTGATCACTGTTTAAAGTAGGCTCGTCATCTTTCCACCATGAGTGATCACCACAGGCAATAAGACTAAATGAGAGTGCTAATACACTTAATGGCTTTAGTGATTGAATTAGGGATACAGAAAAAGCAGTTTTTCTCATAGTCTCTGGGCAATAGGTAAGGGGTGAGCAAATAGAGCAGGTGCAGTATACTATGTTGCTGATTAAAAGTTATGAATATATGTATATTGGTCTCTATCAACTGTCAAATAATTTAATTGTTGCTCCTGCGACAGTGGGGGAGTAAGTCGGTTTAAGAGTTGATATATTAAAAATTTTTATAGTTTAGGTGCTGAAGGAGACGTAGATTGATTTTCTCTAAAGAGGGCTTAATCGCATTACTTTGATGATATGGGTTGTTTGGGCTATATAAATAAAACAGTGAATGAATAGGCTTGGTCAAAATTTATTATATGA
It encodes:
- a CDS encoding aspartate aminotransferase family protein, coding for MNTFTQAPIQTDQPSHLMPVFGRQPISFVRGRGTYLYTADGTEYLDALTGIAVCGLGHSHPEVTQAIAEQAATLIHTSNLFEVPWQTAAAQKLAQVAGMEEVFFSNSGAESNEGAIKIARKFGHLQGIATPKIIVADHSFHGRTLATLSATGNKKVQEGFGPLVEGFIRVPFGDVEAIEEAAIQHPDIVAILVEPIQGEGGVNTAPQGFSYLEDIRRICNQHNWLMMLDEVQTGNGRTGKYFAYQHTNIVPDVLTTAKGLGNGFPIGAVMTQGRGVGVLTAGNHGSTYSGTALGSRVVYTVIDVIEKENLLENAANMGRYIVQQLAQQLSDQKVAVRGFGLMIGIELPKPCAELVHIARDQHQLIINVTAGSVVRLLPPLNITQEQADQLIQRLVNMIRTYLA
- a CDS encoding peptidoglycan DD-metalloendopeptidase family protein; protein product: MPAMSQNRIFATPTALLKTLVISTAIVTTAILSGCASKPQINNPTRYATAPDYYTVRSGDTLSGIAARYGLSYVSIADMNDVAPPYRIYVGQSLKLKGSGNNRRTTTTQAVTQTAPIQRQAITLPTTPSATTTPSTTSSVPATPAQVTSLRWVKPSNGAVIENFNLANNVKGIRYSGNVGDPVYAAANGQVVYAADGLKEYGNLILVKHIDGYITAYAHNSKMIVKSGENVTAGQKIAEVGSSGASRTMLEFQVRLNGKPINPTNVLPIN
- the dacC gene encoding D-alanyl-D-alanine carboxypeptidase PBP5/6 codes for the protein MIRKSALAATLLLPSFSFAATVLSTPPELNNKSYVLMDYETGQILAAKNENEKLAPASMTKMMTSYIIEQKLLKGELTEDEKVRMNESAWCRGSSTESCMYVPLNGTATALEMLRGIIIQSGNDASKAMAEHIAGNEGTFAYMMNEEAKRMGMTNTHFINSTGMPADGHYSTAKDMATLAQHIIHDSSKYYPIYSEKEFAFNGIKQGNRNALLYTDPSVDGLKTGHTEEAGYCITTSSKRGPMRLISVVFGTPTVQERATQTRSLLAWGFANFETVKVQPANQVLAKAKVYFGKENEVQIGLAENFNVTMPKGKADAIKTQLVVQPKLTAPLQKGQVVGKYVASLDGKVISEKPLIALQAVEEAGFFARLIDHIKQFFANLF
- the grxD gene encoding Grx4 family monothiol glutaredoxin, with translation MTEQTRDTEALIRDQIAKHAVLLYMKGTPQFPQCGFSARAVEALSQIGRPFAYVNILENPDIRATLPRIANWPTFPQLWINGELIGGSDIMLDMFQKGELKPLVEQYSPAPEA
- a CDS encoding LysR family transcriptional regulator, with translation MLDQLRAMGVFACVVEKCSFSGAARELGITTSAVSQQIRSLEHEMEVILLHRSTRKLSLTEAGQAFFHSCQEMLAAAERGKIRINELRDDLVGELRISTTPELGANHVIPALSHWMSAHRGLAVHLEADNHYIDLIEGRIDIALRMSPKIEDQSLHAVPLARVEQVLVASPSYLNQTAPISRPEDLKNHDLIPVNLMKNYESFAFQHGISGETASIEMKSRLTTNNVLVAKSLCLQGHGISRILYLDVQKDLVNGTLVEVLPEWKLPNFYLYAITSKREQQPMKIHRCLDALKQYFSQLPGGRIYQEAS
- a CDS encoding MCR_0457 family protein, which translates into the protein MKFTALKTTSLALLTAFTFSFTHAEESKDENIEVTPNQTVTQQELAAIYVLSEICPNLVDNKNGFEQGYAKLAHEHLPEEKDAVSALAELSKNKKFKPILAEAKSDAKTAGDDKNKEICQELTTYSN
- a CDS encoding DUF1615 family protein, giving the protein MRKTAFSVSLIQSLKPLSVLALSFSLIACGDHSWWKDDEPTLNSDQIKRLIPSRTNDRSSWAKDIFDITEQLGIPQTKENICSIVAVVDQESNFVADPKVPGLGEKAVKEVQDRLTEKFTDKLGEKIGGTVAGYFEEVLKTQPSPEDNYLSQMRRVQTERQLDELYREIFDYMSQHYHVSALTGAAKLVGQDVGEKMNPITTLGSMQVHIGYAKAHKRQGGNIAELRTDLYSQYGGLYYGIHRLMMYPTDYDKAIYRFADYNSGMYSSRNAAFQSMLNDLTEAELSLDGDLLLYNKDGSVRSAKSESERELINVFAQNNVLVTPRQIRSDLKKEKEKDFEETATYRAVTKLYEEKTGKKAFYAMMPQVVISGPKLSRDYNTNWFASRVNGRYETCMQRAKRIKI
- a CDS encoding MCR_0457 family protein, translating into MIKTLSFRSVLGFGLAVLFTQAVNANDGLSPEEANSIVKEDIASTQIMAEVCPAVIGKNAKLDANVKLLTQMYLKDYSGSTTIDQLQSDPEYKSILQETRKAAQETSQEEQQAVCMDVVEYQA
- a CDS encoding gamma carbonic anhydrase family protein; protein product: MKKNIRPYLNSKPKIDASCYVDDASIVIGDVVLADHVSVWPFAVIRGDVNSIRIGKYSNVQDHCMLHVSHKNDAKPNGSPLIIGEDVTIGHHVTLHGCTIGNRVLVGINSIVLDDVIIEDDVMIGAGSLVPPRKRLESGYLYVGSPVQKSRPLTDKEKEFLTYSARHYVKVANNYREQD
- the surE gene encoding 5'/3'-nucleotidase SurE, which translates into the protein MNILIANDDGVFAPGIQALARALKPLGRVVIVAPESERSGFSSALTLDRPLRPISIAPDVWAVNGTPADCVYLSMNGLFDFEFDLVVSGINSGANLGDDVLYSGTVGAAFEGRLMKQPAIAVSLAGSNVRSYEHPEDYTVAAQWVHDFIQAGLPELPPRHILNINIPDVVELQGQKITYQGRRYQSKPITSHVDPRGRQVYWIGLSGEAVAEPKQGIAGIESDFFAVANGFVSITPIQMDATNYEILQNLHEQYR
- a CDS encoding HAD family hydrolase, whose protein sequence is MYATGETHKNLALFDFDGTLCKKDSFTGFIFFALSKRHIVKQGLKLLPWIQAYYLNVYPAHAMRPKLFYGMFKDTDYAEIQQIAEEYAHQLMHELEPKFIEQLRQHQALEHDVVLVSASVDLYLKPLCQLLSIDLICTETEIRDGRLTGYYQSADCSRIEKKNRVSQQYPVTEYASIYAYGNSEEDLEMFSLAQYTYMVGHDQDLPALRPHLKMA